The genomic region GAATGGGGGCATTCGGGGACCTCCACTCTCCCTGTCCATCCTGAGCAGTAGCTGTGTTTCTATTCCTGAAGCGCATCTCGCCCTCGACCTCCTGCCACCTCACACGGCATTTCTCCGCAAGGCTGCTGCACCTGGGACACGAGAAGAGCTTCCCAGACGAGAAAAGAAATGTGGTGCTCACCGGGGCTCTCTGCTGCCTGATGCTGCTGTCACAGGTCTTCTTGCTCTCCTCTTTCAGGAGGTAGCGTCTTCCTAGCTCTGCACGCGCAGACGCTTCCAAACAGGCCACCTGCTGCAGGGCCACCTGTCCCACCGGGGACACCGGCTGCGGCGGCAGGAACGGGGGAGGCTGACGGCGCCATCTGGTGGACTCTGGGTGGAGAATCCCCTGCAAAGAAAGGACCAAAAGGAACACAGGTCAGCGTTCATGTGGACCTCTTCCCCATTCCTGAGGGCCAAGTCTCACTGCAGTACAGCCCATCTCCACACACGTTTCACAGACACGCGGACTCCTTGGAAGCCCCCGTGCCCTCCCGTGGCCAGACTtccagcagcccctcagccccgtTCTGCACTTCATCCCGGCCATCCGAAGGAGCGCTGCAAACCAGAGCCAGAGATTTCCTTCTGCAGCCTTTTTCCTCACCCGcttgctgctcagcagcctcctgcagcttctccacAGCTTGCTGACAGCACGCATGCACGATGGCAGCACGCATCTGCTCCTTCTGCCAGCTGGTAGGTGAGCATGACAGCTGACTCCGTGACAGGATCCAGGGACGGCTTGGCTGCCAAAGCCTGAGGACAAGAGACAGCAATGGACCCACACACACCAAGAACAACACAGCCTAACCCTAACCCTGAcccctaaccctaaccctagcCCCAGATGGCGGCCCCCAGGTGCGGTACACGAAGATGGTGGCACCTGGGGGCCGCCAGCTTGGGTTAGGGGTAGGGTTGGGGTTAGGGGTAGGGTTAGGGTTCGGGGGTTGGGGCTAGGGGTAGGGTTAGGGTTAGAGTACACCAAGATGGCTGCCCCCAGGTGACGTACACCACGGTGGTGGCCCCCGGGTGCAGTGCAGCAAGACGGTGGCACGCAGGGGCCGCCATCTGGGGCTAGGGTAATGGCTAGGGGGATAGGGTGAGGGGGTTAGGGTTAGGGGTAGGCTTGGGGGCAGGGGGTTAGGGTTAGGGGTAGGATTAGGGTTGCAGTGCACCAAAATGGCGGCCCCCAGGTGCAGTGTAACAAGATGCCTTCCCCCAGGTGAAGTACACCAAGGTGGTGGCCCCCGGGTGCAGTGCACCAAGACGGTGGCACCCGAGGCCCACCATCTGGGGCTAGGGTTATGGTTGGGGGATAGGGTTAAGGGGTTAGGGTTTGGGGTAGGCTTAGGGTTGGGGGGTTGGGGTTAGGGGTAGGATTAGGGTTGGGGGGTTGGGGTTAGGGGTAGGATTAGGGTTGGGGTTAGGGGTAGGCTTAGGGTTGCAGTGCACCAAGATGGCAGCCCCCAGGTGCAGTGCACCACGGTGGTGGCCCCCGGGTGCAGTGCACCAAGACGGCGGCACCCGGGGGCCGCCATCTGGGGTTAGGGTTCTGGTGAGGGGGATAGGGTGAGGGGGTTAGGGGGTTAGGGGTAGGCTTGGGGCAGGGGGTTAGGGTGAGGGGTGGGATTGGGGTTGCAGTGCACCACAATGGCGGCCCCCAGGTGCAGTGCACCAAGATGGCTGCCCCCAGGTGAAGTACTCCGAGGTGGTGGCCCCCGGGCGCAGTGCAGCAAGACGGTGGCACCCGGGGCCCACCATCTGGGGCTAGGGTTCTGGTGAGGGGGATAGGGTGAGGGGGTTAGGGGTAGGGGTAGGCTTGGGGGCAGGGGGTTAGAGTGAGGGGTGGGATTGGGGTTGCAGGACGGCAAAATGGTGGCCCCCAGGTGCAGTGCGACAAGATGGCTGCCCCCGGGTACAGTGCAGCGAGACGGTGGCACCCGGGGCCTGCCATCTGGGGCTAGGGTTCTGGTGAGGGGGATAGGGTGAGGGGGTTAGGGGTAGGCTTGGGGCAGGGGGTTAGGGTGAGGGGTGGGATTGGGGTTGCAGTGCACCACAATGGCGGCCCCCAGGTGCAGTGCACCAAGATGGCTGCCCCCAGGTGAAGTACTCCGAGGTGGTGGCCCCCGGGCGCAGTGCAGCAAGACGGTGGCACCCGGGGCCCACCATCTGGGGCTAGGGTTCTGGTGAGGGGGATAGGGTGAAGGGGTTAGGGGTAGGGGTAGGCTTGGGGGCAGGGGGTTAGGGTGAGGGGTGGGATTGGGGTTGCAGTACAGCAAAATGGCGGCCCCCAGGTGCAGTGCACCAAGATGGCTGCCCCCAGGTGAAGTACACCACGGTGGTGGCCCCCGGGCGCAGTGCAGCAAGACGGTGGCACCCGGGGCCCGCCATCTGGGGCTAGGGTTCTGGTGAGGGGGATAGGGTGAGGGGGTTAGGGGTAGGGGTAGGCTTGGGGGCAGGGGGTTAGGGTGAGGGGTGGGATTGGGGTTGCAGTACAGCAAAATGGCGGCCCCCAGGTGCAGTGCGACAAGATGGCTGCCCCCAGGTGACGTACACCGAGGTGGTGGCCCCCGGGCGCAGTGCAGCAAGACGGTGGCACGCGGGGCCCGCCATCTGGGGCTAGGGTTCTGGTGAGGGGGATAGGGTGAGGGGGTTAGGGGTAGGGGTAGGCTTGGGGGCAGGGGGTTAGGGTGAGGGGTGGGATTGGGGTTGCAGTACAGCAAAATGGCGGCCCCCAGGTGCAGTGCACCAAGATGGCTGGCCCCAGGTGACGTACACCACGGTGGTGGCCCCCGGGTGCAGTGCAGCAAGACGGTGGCACCCGGGGCCCGCCATCTGGGGCTAGGGTTCTGGTGAGGGGGATAGGGTGAGGGGGTTAGGGGTAGGGGTAGGCTTGGGGGCAGGGGGTTAGGGTGAGGGGTGGGATTGGGGTTGCAGGACAGCAAAATGGCGGCCCCCAGGTGCAGTGCGACAAGATGGCTGCCCCCAGGTGACGTACACCACGGTGGTGGCCCCCGGGCGCAGTGCAGCAAGACGGTGGCACCCGGGGCCCGCCATCTGGGGCTAGGGTTCTGGTGAGGGGGATAGGGTGAGGGGGTTAGGGGTAGGGGTAGGCTTGGGGGCAGGGGGTTAGGGTGAGGGGTGGGATTGGGGTTGCAGCACAGCAAAATGGCGGCCCCCAGGTGCAGTGCGACAAGATGCCTTCCCCCAGGTGAAGTACACCGAGGTGGTGGCCCCCGGGTGCAGTGCACCAAGACGGTGGCACCCGGGGCCTGCCATCTGGGGCTAGGGTTATGGTGAGGGGGATAGGGTGAGGGGGTTAGGGGGGGACCCGGCTACCAGCAGTACGCGTGCACTGCCACCAGGGGGCGCTGTACAGGACCACTGGACTGCGCAGCAGCGCCAGGGCTGCGCAGGACGGTGGACGCCTGGGTCTGGGGCGCATACTGCGAGCGGGGGGCACGTGTCGGACATcgaggagaagaagaaatgcaGTGTCTCTAGAGATCTAGCTATCTATTTAGCTCTGTTCTTCCTCggtctcttttttccccaattccCCTCCATTCCCCTCCCTTTGGGCTGGTTTTTCGTTTTCGCGTCCGGGCCCCGGgcgcagggccgggccgggcgagGCGCGGACGATCCCCCGCGCACCCCCCGGTCCCGGGGCCGGCTCCTTCCCGGGGCCCTGATGGTCCTGGCTGCACGATGAACTTCCATAATTCATATTCATTCAGGCCATCGTGCAGCCAGGACCGTCAGGGCCCCGGGGAGGAGCCGGCCCCGGGACCGGGGGGTGCGCGGGGGACCGTCCGCGCctcgcccggcccggcctgCGCCCGGGGCCCGGACGCGAAAACGAAAAACCAGCCCAAAGGGAGGGGAATTGGGCCAGAGAGGGCAAACTCAGAGAGAGCCAGAGAGGGAGCTAGAGAGGGCCTCAGAGGAGAGCCTCACAGGAGAGCCTCAGAGGGAAGCCTCACAGGAGAGCCTCACAGGAGAGCCTCAGAGGAGAGCCTCACAGGAGAGCCTCACAGGAGAGCCTCAGAGGAGAGCCTCACAGGAGAGCCTCACAGGGAAGCCTCACAGGGAAGCCTCACAGGAGAGCCTCACAGGAGAGCCTCACAGGAGAGCCTCACAGGAGAGCCTCACAGGAGAGCCTCACAGGGAAGCCTCACAGGAGAGCCTCACAGGAGAGCCTCACAGGAGAGCCTCACAGGAGAGCCTCACAGGAGAGCCTCACAGGAGAGCCTCAGAGGGAAGCCTCACAGGGAAGCCTCAGAGGAGAGCCTCACAGGAGAGCCTCACAGGAGAGCCTCACAGGAGAGCCTCAGAGGGAGACTGAGGAAATTAAACACAAAGAGGTAgacacagagcaaagcagaCCTAGAAGTAcaggaagaatgaaaaacagaaggCAGTAGAAAcacaggaagagagagaaataaaaaatgagtaGAGCAAAAGAAATAGGGTTggagtaaaagaaagaaaggaaataggCTTTAGGGTTagagaggaaaagcaagagagaaaaatagaaaagcaaagagaaaaagaaacacagcagcacTTCCAAAGACGgacaaacagaaacagaaacaggcTTAGAGAGTCACGGcaagaaagaaacacagaaggaaaCCTAAGAATAGagtgaaagaaggaagaagcacAGCAAGAAAGACATGCATGAGAAAGCACTCGAGGACGCCCGAGAAAGACCGGAGCCGAAGGGAAGGGGGGACGGGCGAGGCCATCTGAATTCTTGATGAAGGCCTATTCCACACTTCTTGCATCAATGGTTCTAGTGACACCTCAGCAAAATGCGTGAACATGGCACATGCGGAGGCACTGACCGAGAAATCCTGTAGCCGCAGTGGTAAAAGTCCAATTTCCATCCAGAGCGGtaccaggaaaacacagaagcCAATGCAAACGCATGGTAAGAGAACCAAATACATCTTGAAAcaagaaaaccatttttctACCTCTCACCTGTACAAATCCTCTAGCCACAGTGGTAAAAGTCCAACTTCCATCCAGAGCGGTatctggaaaacacagaagcCAATGCAAACACATGGTAAGAGAACCAAATACATCTTGAACCAAAACCATTTTTCTACCTCTCACCTGAACAAACTCTTGTGTCCTTTTGAAAGGACAGCCTGAAGGAAGATGGCACGGGGACGACGCAATGCTCATCCACCGCACGCAAACTCCATCTCGCTGGCATCTCGACAGCTCTGCTAATACCCCTTCCCTCAGTGGTTCTCAGGAACATGGcccccagcagcctccagaaATCCTACCCCCTGACCAAAATCCTCCCACCTGACCAAAATCCCTGTCTCGAGACAGTCAGCACACAAAGTTGTCGAGGTGGGACTGTGGCAGGAGGTGTAAGTGACCCACAAACGGCCTGTGCCTCccccaggcagctgggaggTAGGGGAGAAATAGACAGATGAACAACAAGCAGCCCACGGGGTCACCAGGCAGGTGAGGGCTAGGGGAGAAACGTGAATGTCAGCTACGAGCGGCCTACAAGTTCCCCCGGGCAGCTGGGAGCTATGGGACAAACGCAGATGGGGTCTGCCAAAAGGCAGCTTTCCCTGCGGCCGTGTAGACGGAGGAAAGTGATCGAGGAGTACCAGGAACGCAGAAATTGGCCTCCTATGTGCACGGGCACCGCCGGCAGCCACGTGCTCGGGCCTCCCCCCGGGCCCGGCTAGACTGGAAGGCAGAGCTCGAGCCCGAGGCCACGAGGGACCGCGGGGAACCGGGATTCCCTGCACGCACGGACGCCCTTAATGTCCAAAGGGTGTGAAAGGATGGGTGAAAGTGAATAGGaaagagaagcaggaagagCAGGTGACCAAAGAAAGATGGCATGTGGattgctgtgctggcttgaaggcaaaaccaatGAGAGAGTCCAAGTCAGAAAGAAACcatttaataggagagaaaaaaaggtaaaataaaatgaaacaaaacacatgcaatggcACAAAAGATCAGTGACACGGTCAGCATCCAACCTGGCACCGTGGTggcagcagtccagatgaagcggtctCGTCAAagctgtgttcctgcagaaaggtctggtagctgTTGTCCTCCGGCAATCCggtgggtaaggctgcctgtgctgtcccaaatggtagattatatccaggtgtGCTTAGCTCCTCCCCTGGGCAGAGCAactcacaatgggctgatagcATGTAATCAGTCTTGTAACGGGTCCTTGATTGCCCCTTAAACAGAcatagctcctggagggagttagCTAgaagtcatgcaggaaggcatggATGGGCCATGAACAGAAGATAGGCTGGAGGCAGGGGCCAAGGGAAgcagtgcacaacttagtttcaacatttcatgtacaTGGTGATAGAAGACATACTTGGAgcacatcttacactgtaacctaggacaatggTGAAGTGTAAAAGTCACTACACCTGCTCGGAGGGAGGTGAATTATATTGAATACCTCtgggagaaaaagcagatgtgtgggtgtgggtgtcTGTGTGAGTTTGTATGTCTCTGTATCGGGGCAGGGGGGTTGTGTCTATGtatgtgggtgtgtgtgtgtctatatgtgtgtgtctatgtgtgtgtatttgtatGTCCaggtgtgtgtgtctgtgtgagtCTGTATGTCTCTGGATCTGGGGGGGGTGtctatgtatgtgtgtgtgtgtgtgtctatgtatttgtgtgtgtgtctatgtgtgtgtatttgtgtgtccaagtgtgtgtgtctgtgtgagtTTGTATGTCTCTGGATCTGGGGAGGGGGGTGtctatgtatgtgtgtgtgtgtctatgtaTGCATGTGTCTAagtgtgtgtatttgtgtgtccaggtgtgtgtgtctgtgtgagtTTGTACGTCACTGtatcggggggggggggggggggtgtctatatatgtgcatgtgtgtgtgtctatgcATGTGTGTCTATGCATGTGTGTGTcaatgtgtgtgtatttgtgtgtccaggtgtgtgtgtctgtgtgagtTTGTACGTCTCTGGatcggggggtggggggtgtgtccatgtatgtgtgtgtgtgtgtctatgtatgtgtgtatttgtgtgtccaggtgtgtgtgtctgtgtgagtTTGTATGTCTCTGgaccgggggggggggggtgtctaTGTAGGTGTGGTGTGTGGTGtctatgtatgtgtgtgtcatgtgtgtgtatttgtgtgtcCACGGTGttgtttgtgtgtctgtgtgagtTTGTATGTATTATGGAtctggggggggggttggggtgcTTGTGtctatgtatgtgtgtgtgtgtgtgtgtgtgtctatgtatgtgtgtgtctatgtgtgtgtatttgtgtgtccaggtgtgtgtgtctgtgtgagtTTGTATGTCTCTGGatctgggggggggggtgtctatgtatgtgtgtgtgtgtgtgtgtgtgtctatgtatgtgtgtgtctatgtgtgtgtatttgtgtgtccaggtgtgtgtgtctgtgtgagtTTGTATGTCTCTGtatctggggggggggggtgtctatgtatgtgtgtgtgtgtgtgtgtgtctatgtatgtgtgtgtctaagtgtgtgtatttgtgtgtccaggtgtgtgtgtctgtgtgagtTTGTATGTCTCTGGATCAGGGGGGGTGTCTatgaaacagacagaaaaacaccccccaataagggaaaaaaaacccagaaaaaaagcaagaaaaaaaaaaaaaacaaggaaaaaaaccgCAACACCCGAAAGCCACTCCGGAACAAACCTGGGACTGCAGCTACAGCTTTACTAAAACAGCTTACACAACTGCAAGAGCCACCAGAAGGACAAAGGCAGCAGTATTGAAAACCTCTTGTGTGCTCCTACTGGTGCACAGCCACATTCTGATACATCAAAgcaagtgttttccttttctagaGGGAAAGTCATTCAGAGTGAGCACTTGTTCTTTGGAGAGTCTTTCCTAACTCCCACCTGTGTGGCTTTCGAATGCATTCCCCTCAGCAGGACTTCATGTCCAGGACAGACTCAGAAAGTCACATCCCAGACAGCTACTGGGAAAGCATTTCGTACGGGTCAGtgtactttttcttctcttgagaGTGCACCTTCTGCGCCTAAACGTACCCCTGGGCAAGAAGAGATGGGTTGAACCTCAAAATACCTCATCATAGCGTGGAAGGATTCCTCCTGTAGGCCACTGTTAGGATCCCAGAGGTGTCTGATGATGCCTGGAATCAGGTGGTAGACAGCATGACCCTGGCAAGAACAGCAATGTGTACATGAGAGACAGAATCAGAAAGGATCCTTTCAGTCAAGCCTAAGAAGCTGCCAACTGAAAACAACCTCCTTTTACTGCACCCCAAATCTACTGACTGAAGGCATCCCATTTTTGAAACCAGCGGGACACGGCCAGCCAAACCTAGCCAGGGCTATTGAGCTGGGGGGGGCGGGAAACCCAGGCAACAACCAGGCTGGACACTGCACCCCAACTGTGCCCCTCGGCAGACTCAGAAgcactttctttctcttcctacCTGGTCCCAAGCCAAGCAAAAAAACTtcctgagaaagaaaacaaccctTCGGTTCATGGAACTGCTTCCCATCTAACCTGAAGTCACTTCCACATTGTCTTTCCCGCTGCTCTGACATAGCTTTGGCACATTCGCTGCACAGATAGGAATTCAGTGCCATCGGGTGGCCAGCTGTGCTTGAACAAAGCACGGCGAGACGAGCAGAGCCCTGGTGTCACATCACTGCAGCCTTGCAGGCAAGTAAATAGCAAACTCGGAAGGGCCCGGGAGAGGCTGCACGTGGAATAAACGGCGTATAGGGGGTAACGCTGCTCCTATTCCTACCTGCTAGGCCAGAAACTACTACCGTGGAGGTACTGCAGTGTCCCACAGCCAAAAACAACTGCAAAAGCTTTCAGACAAGCTGCATTGCATGAGCTCGAAGGGCAGGCGACTCTGCTGGCAGGCCGAAAGGTGAGCGACACAAAACACCTGCTCGCCCTCTGCTGGCCAGACgcaagaaagcaaaaggaaaaggcagtgcCTCGGAGCCTGCCTTCCCAAAACTTAGATGGCAGCATTGCTTTTCAACGACCCCTACTTAGTCCACAGAGAAACGGACCAAAAGCTCTACCCCGTGGACACACCCGCTGCAGGACTTATGGAATGGATCCAGCCTCCAACAATCCTTCTCTGCTCATGTGAGAGAAGCTCCCTAAGCATCCAATTGCCCTCTTGCCAAGTTCAGCCAAGAAGATCTCAGGCACTGCCACCATTTCCTCATCTTGCTCTAGGAGCACCGTGGCCATGTCACTCACTTGGCCCTTCCCCGTCACCGTGTCTTGAAGGGGGACATGAGTGAGGACCGGCCCAGCTGTCTGCCTCACACTAGGGCAGGGGTCCTGCAGCCTGACAGGAGCAAGCAGGGACTGCACATAGCAGCAAGCGAGTGTCTCTGACTTACTGGGACTGAGTCCTGACAGCCCAAAGCTCTGTCTCCGTGCAGCAGCATCTTCACATTACCTTTCCTGGCTTATTGTCACATTCTGAAGGACCGGCGTTACCCTTCCACAAGATTTTTATCCCACGTCCGCTCCCAACCAGGACCGTAGCATTACCTGGCACAGAGAGATGATGTCCAAGGCACCGGCAGGTCCCAGAGGCGGATGGCTAGATCTCCTGCTGCAACAATGAGGTTGGATCTCACATCAGGCAGTGGGGACTTCTCCAGCATCGTGAACGGCAGACGCGAGCAGGACTCGGGGAACTCGGAGCTGATGACACAGACTACGggaaagagacagagaacaaaatgacatctctcacagagcagaggaaaaaaacaggttttaaaaaagtCATCTAGGAACAGTCCTCTGGGTTTCTCCTTTCCTAGGGAAAGGAATGGTAACATTGGATTGTGCTTTTAGGAGTAGAAGGGCTGGGAGCAAGGCTGTGGCAGGACTGAGCGGTACTTGACCGTGCAGACTTTGCCAGGAGcgagggctgcagcagctgacacCACCGAGTTGCTGTACATCTTCACACCCACCGGTGGAAGGAAGGCAGACAACTGGTGCTTCCCTCGAGAGTGAGGAGAAAGGCAGTGGGCAGAAGACCAGTGGTTGTGCATCCTGCTTTAAAAGCAATGACTCCATccatcccacagctgctgcaagcTATGGTGACTTTGCAAAGCCATGCATTCGCTTTCATCACAGAACAAGCACCTCCAGAACAGCAAAGGCAAGGAACAGACAGCCTGCATGAGAACAGATAGCATGCAGAAGGACAGCGCTTCCTTCCAAACGAAACGGCCTTCCTCCTGCACGACCTGACAGCCGCTGGACCTGCTCTTTCACACCGGCACACGGCCGGTATCCCCCCGTGGTAGCGGTCACAGGACCACCGACAAGTTCTGCCTCACCAATACTGCAGAAGAGCTCAGCCTCACTGTCAGCAGCCACGGCTCCTGGAAGGAGATCTCCTTCCGTGTGCTCTGCGCAGAAAGGAGAGTGGAGGAAAGATGGCAGGCACAACAACCTCTTTCTtcacagccttctcttctctcagGTGGGAGGTACAGGCATGTTACCAGCTGCTCAAGGAGAGCGGAGAACACGCGGACACAGTGGACAAACCCGCTTTCCCCCAAGGACAGAATGAAGCTGCGAGGGCTCGGCTGCCATTTCCCAGTGCACACGCAGCACAACACCATGGACAGAATCACACCGGTGGTCTGCAAGGGACCACGGCACCTCAGCAGGTCCacccttcctgctgcagcaggatctTCCTACAACACGTGGCACAGCACTGTGTCCACGTGGTTCTGGAGGAGCTCAATTGAGGGACATGCCACAACCTCTCGGGGCAACCTCTTCTGGTGCTTGCTCACCCCCACGCTCCAGAAATTCATCCTTATGTCCACCTGGAACTTCCTACGGCATGACTTGCTGCCCATGGCCTCGTGTCCCAGTGCTTGGCACCGACAGGAACAGTCTGGCTCCAGCCTCTTGGCACCCCCTCATCAAGTAGTGACAGACAGGGAGGAAGTCCCTGCTCAGTCCTGACACTTGCAACAGGCCCGGCTTCCCCAGCCTTGCTTTTCAACAGAGATACTGCAGGCCCTGAATCATCGAGAAGCCCCTCCACGacacctgctccaggagctgcacgTTTCTCTCCAAATCAGGAGCCCGAAATGGAAAGAAAGTGTAAAATACCAACACAACAAGGAGAAAAGACACCTAGGAAAGCTCCAGCACCGGGGGGGGGAAGTTCTGCAGAACACAAGGGATGCTCAAATACAAAAAGCAAGAAGATCAAAGCGACCTTTGCGTGGCCAGTTTGGAGAGTGACGTGATGGGAAACCGTAGAAGGAAAAATAGCAAGgcaagggaagaaaggagaCGTGGGCATGGCAAGGGGGAACAAAGCTCTATCCGACACGTACTAGTTGGAAAATCTCAGCGGGACCTCCTGCCGTGTGGAAAATGGTAGTGACGGTGATaagcaggcagaggaggaacGGAACAACAAAGTGCCCTGTAGGCCTAGCAGAACTAGCATGAAATAGAGACGGCATGCCTAGATGGACACAACAGGTTTCTCTTGTAACCCAGGAAAGTCAGCGTCATGACACTGTACAAAATGTTGTTCCAAGGGAGACATAACCCAACATGGCATCGGTAGCATCCAAATCACCTCAGGAAAGACGACTGCTAAGCCTTCACCGTCACAACCTAGCAGAGGATAGGACTGTCCCATCCTCTGCACTGGGCTTCTAGGAAGCCTTTAGCCACAAGTCAGGCCACAAATGGATGTTCTTCACCGCCACTGCATCTGTTGCAAAAGCGGGGAGCAGTAAGAAAGAAGGCGATGAGTGAAGGGGGAAGCTTGGCCTGAACCTGACCAGCACATCATCCTTCGCTACCTCCGCTCTGCCTCTTCAAAACTCAGTCCCAGGCTGCGACTGGCACTGAATGGGGGCATTCGGGGACCTCCGCTCTCCCTGTCCATCCTGAGCAGTAGCTGTGTTTCTATTCCTGAAGCACATCTCGCCCTCGACCTCCTGCCACCTCACACGGCATTTCTCCGCAAGGCTGCTGCACCTGGGACACGAGAAGAGCTTCCCAGACGAGAAAAGAAATGTGGTGCTCACCGGGGCTCTCTGCTGCCTGATGCTGCTGTCACAGGTCTTGCTGCTCTTCTCCTCTTTCAGGAGGTAGCGTCTTCCTAGCTCTGCACGCGCAGACGCTTCCAAACAGGCCACCTGCTGCAGGGCCACCTGTCCCACCGGGGACACCGGCTGCGGCGGCAGGAACGGGGGAGGCTGACGGCGCCATCTGGTGGACTCTGGGTGGAGAATCCCCTGCAAAGAAAGGACCAAAAGGAACACAGGTCAGCGTTCATGTGGACCTCTTCCCCATTCCTGAGGGCCAAGTCTCACTGCAGTACAGCCCATCTCCACACACGTTTCACAGACACACGGACTCCTTGGAAGCCCCCGTGCCCTCCCGTGGCCAGACTtccagcagcccctcagccccgtTCTGCACTTCATCCCGGCCATCCGAAGGAGCGCTGCAAACCAGAGCCAGAGATTTCCTTCTGCAGCCTTTTTCCTCACCCGcttgctgctcagcagcctcctgcagcttctccacAGCTTGCTGACAGCACACATGCACGATGGCAGCACGCATCTGCTCCTTCTGCCAGC from Hirundo rustica isolate bHirRus1 unplaced genomic scaffold, bHirRus1.pri.v3 scaffold_79_arrow_ctg1_1, whole genome shotgun sequence harbors:
- the LOC120748188 gene encoding condensin complex subunit 1-like isoform X1 translates to MHALHLLCRALSSALSPSLWRNSSPSGVWLTLASGESCLLLLSLSPQWGKAEMPGIHPDVWGTTWLCEKAGEGSRLPPEVRLVVYKLASKAKPALEKRSAPFGAAQKHLPFGRLSEAASASQAVPGSRHGVICHAHLPAGRRSRCVLPSCMCAVSKLWRSCRRLLSSKRGILHPESTRWRRQPPPFLPPQPVSPVGQVALQQVACLEASARAELGRRYLLKEEKSSKTCDSSIRQQRAPLVTCLYLPPERREGCEERGCCACHLSSTLLSAQSTRKEISFQEPWLLTVRLSSSAVLSVSSAPSSPSPARVCRSRCWRSPHCLM
- the LOC120748188 gene encoding condensin complex subunit 1-like isoform X2, which translates into the protein MHALHLLCRALSSALSPSLWRNSSPSGVWLTLASGESCLLLLSLSPQWGKAEMPGIHPDVWGTTWLCEKAGEGSRLPPEVRLVVYKLASKAKPALEKRSAPFGAAQKHLPFGRLSEAASASQAVPGSRHGVICHAHLPAGRRSRCVLPSCMCAVSKLWRSCRRLLSSKRGILHPESTRWRRQPPPFLPPQPVSPVGQVALQQVACLEASARAELGRRYLLKEEKSSKTCDSSIRQQRAPLVTCLYLPPERREGCEERGCCACHLSSTLLSAQSTRKEISFQEPWLLTVRLSSSAVLGSTSCLPSFHRWV